The region GCGCGGCACCGGTGACCGACGGATCAGGGTCCCCGGTCGCCGACCTGCGGCTCGCCGGGCTGTCCCGGCTGGCCCGCACCCTGGCGACGGCGCGGTCGCTGTCCGAGCTGGCCCAGCTGGCCGCGGAGGAGGCCCGGTTCGCGTTCGCGGCCTCGACGGCGTCGGTGTCCCGGCTCGAGCGCGAGCACGGCCTGCTGCGCACCCTGGTGAACGTGGGTCGGCTGGCCGAGGGCGAGGAACGGTTCCCGACCGAGGAGGTCTACCGCGTCGCCGAGTACCCGCTGCTGCAGGCGATGATCGACCACGCCCGACCTTGGACGGTCCGGGTCGACGACCCGGAGGCCGACCCGTCCGAGCGGGCGCTGCTCATCCGGCTGGGCGCGCAGTCCGGGCTGGCCGCCCCGGTGCTGTTCGAGGGCCGGGTGTGGGGCGAGCTGTTCGCCACGAGGGACTCCCGCAACACGCCGTTCCTGGACGTCGACCTGGCCTTCGCGGAGGCCTTCGCCGGGCTAGTGTCGGCCGGGCTGGCCCAGGTCGAGCACTTCACCCGGGTCCAGCGGCTGGCCTACGAGGACCCGCTCACCGGGCTGGGCAACCGTCGGCTGGTGGTGGAGCAGCTGGAGCAGGCGGTGGCCCGGCACCATGCGGACGGCTCCCCGGTCTCCCTCGTGATGACCGACGTGAACCGGCTCAAGCGGGCCAACGACCTGTTCGGCCACGAGGCGGGCGACCAGGCGCTCGTGGCCGTCGCGTCGGCGCTGTCGACGGCGACCGGGCGGGTGCCGGGGGCGGTCGCCGGCCGGATGGGCGGGGACGAGTTCTGCGCGGTCCTGCCCGGCTACCGGGTGGACGTCGCGCTGGCGC is a window of Actinomycetes bacterium DNA encoding:
- a CDS encoding sensor domain-containing diguanylate cyclase, translated to MTDGSGSPVADLRLAGLSRLARTLATARSLSELAQLAAEEARFAFAASTASVSRLEREHGLLRTLVNVGRLAEGEERFPTEEVYRVAEYPLLQAMIDHARPWTVRVDDPEADPSERALLIRLGAQSGLAAPVLFEGRVWGELFATRDSRNTPFLDVDLAFAEAFAGLVSAGLAQVEHFTRVQRLAYEDPLTGLGNRRLVVEQLEQAVARHHADGSPVSLVMTDVNRLKRANDLFGHEAGDQALVAVASALSTATGRVPGAVAGRMGGDEFCAVLPGYRVDVALALAEAFLRGVENAPHGVGVAVGVASSELADGPLTVERLFALADGAQYEAKRSGAARPVVADPAALQAERRAYRGREP